From a single Leopardus geoffroyi isolate Oge1 chromosome E1, O.geoffroyi_Oge1_pat1.0, whole genome shotgun sequence genomic region:
- the LRRC3C gene encoding leucine-rich repeat-containing protein 3C, giving the protein MGLFFPRSYCTPGLCQYLAMLPPASHLLSLLLVLGTGGTVPSPWVPPQGCYVAEEAGERTFRCSQAGLSAVPTGIPNDTRKLYLDANRLASVPAGAFQHLPVLEELDLSHNALVHLSGAAFQGLAGSLRHLDLSANQLASVPVEAFVGLKIQVNLSANPWRCDCALQEVLRQVRLAPDTGTGIVCGPGARPDLVGQEFLPLAGEEELCGTGRGGAQRSTDVALLVTMGGWLVLVVAYLAHYVWQNRDETRRPLKPAPVLPVRSEDSSTLSTVV; this is encoded by the coding sequence ATGGGGCTTTTCTTCCCCAGATCCTACTGCACTCCAGGACTATGCCAATATTTGGCCATGCTCCCACCAGCCAgtcacctcctctctctcctgctggtGCTAGGCACAGGTGGCACGGTGCCCAGCCCCTGGGTGCCTCCTCAGGGCTGCTACGTGGCAGAAGAAGCTGGTGAGAGGACATTCCGCTGCAGCCAGGCAGGCCTGAGTGCTGTGCCCACCGGCATCCCCAACGACACCCGCAAGCTCTACCTGGATGCCAACCGGCTGGCATCAGTGCCAGCTGGAGCCTTCCAGCACCTGCCTGTCCTGGAGGAGCTGGATCTGTCCCATAATGCCCTTGTCCACCTCTCAGGGGCTGCTTTCCAGGGCCTGGCAGGCAGTCTGCGCCACCTTGACCTCTCTGCCAACCAGCTGGCCTCGGTGCCTGTGGAGGCCTTCGTGGGCCTGAAGATCCAAGTGAATCTATCCGCCAACCCATGGCGCTGTGACTGTGCCCTCCAGGAGGTGCTCAGGCAGGTGAGGCTGGCGCCGGACACTGGAACAGGCATCGTGTGTGGCCCCGGAGCCCGACCAGACCTCGTGGGGCAAGAGTTCCTGCCGCTGGCAGGGGAGGAAGAGCTGTGTGggacggggcggggtggggcccAGCGGAGCACTGATGTAGCCCTGCTGGTCACCATGGGGGGCTGGCTGGTGCTCGTGGTGGCTTATCTGGCGCACTACGTGTGGCAGAACCGGGATGAGACTCGACGTCCCCTCAAGCCGGCCCCCGTGCTGCCCGTGCGCTCTGAGGACtcctccaccctcagcacagtgGTCTGA